The window CTAAATAAATTCCTTATTTCACATGCAAAAAGTTTATAGTTTAAAACAAAATGGAATACTATTAACGCACCCAAAATATATCCAAACCACGTATGTATTGTACTCAGTAATTGCTTACTAAAGCCTATAAACTCCCATCCAGTTACTCTTGCAATTTTACCCGACGGAGCAATACTTAATCCTATACTACTTACAAATATTACAATAAATAAACCTATTAGTACCAAAGAAGTTATCGCTTTAACCTTTACTAAATTTTTCATTAATATCACCTCTTTCATAAATTGATTTTATTTGCGCGCTAGTTATTTGTACTTTCAAATTTTTTATGTTCTGTTTAACTATTTGCTTTTTTTCATAAATATAAAATATAATTTTAAAAATTACCTTGCCCGCATTATATCTATCATAATTAAATCCCCTCAACTTCGTATCTTCACATTGGGGGGATTCATCTACATACTTATTTTAATCAGCGTCATATACACATGTTCCCATTCCATAACCATATGCATGTTCTCTAACTTTGTTTTGTGGTC of the Thermosipho atlanticus DSM 15807 genome contains:
- a CDS encoding DUF4405 domain-containing protein, which encodes MKNLVKVKAITSLVLIGLFIVIFVSSIGLSIAPSGKIARVTGWEFIGFSKQLLSTIHTWFGYILGALIVFHFVLNYKLFACEIRNLFRGENKNFSLK